In Hevea brasiliensis isolate MT/VB/25A 57/8 unplaced genomic scaffold, ASM3005281v1 Scaf398, whole genome shotgun sequence, a single window of DNA contains:
- the LOC110637889 gene encoding LEAF RUST 10 DISEASE-RESISTANCE LOCUS RECEPTOR-LIKE PROTEIN KINASE-like 2.4: protein MYLHFRPEMNPSPFPFPPFLSLSVLVLFFSVSIPLCSSNTDSYTSCSTTQFVCGNITAGFPFWGNNRPEFCGNPGLELMCENDNPTININDVVYRVLEIDENGQSLRIARQDYTDGICQPQLLNTTLDPQLFEYASGYRNLTIIYGCTIPALLGVPALFNCLITGTGFQNGYVVYDAVGPGLCYRSIFVPVSETILASAMVNLSGLEESLKQGFQVKWKVDDTACTNCIGSKGVCGYYLLSNETTCYCPGQFIATKTCPSSPDVVPANPGLQMNLLVFATINPLQLHVLPGQVRVFLS, encoded by the exons ATGTATCTCCATTTCAGGCCTGAAATGAATCCTTCACCTTTCCCATTCCctccttttctttctctttcagtTCTTGTGCTCTTCTTTTCTGTTTCAATTCCTTTGTGTTCGAGCAACACTGATTCGTACACTTCCTGCAGTACTACTCAGTTCGTCTGTGGAAATATCACGGCTGGTTTTCCTTTCTGGGGAAATAACCGACCAGAATTCTGTGGAAATCCTGGTTTGGAGCTCATGTGTGAGAATGATAAccccacaataaatatcaatgatGTGGTGTACCGTGTTCTGGAAATTGATGAGAATGGTCAAAGTCTCAGGATTGCAAGACAGGATTACACAGATGGAATCTGTCAACCTCAGTTATTGAATACCACGCTTGATCCTCAACTTTTTGAGTATGCTTCTGGTTACAGGAATCTTACAATTATTTATGGTTGCACAATTCCTGCTCTTTTAGGAGTCCCAGCACTATTCAATTGCCTCATAACTGGGACCGGGTTTCAAAATGGTTATGTCGTATATGATGCTGTTGGGCCTGGATTGTGTTATCGCAGCATCTTTGTGCCGGTTTCTGAAACGATTTTGGCATCAGCAATGGTCAATTTGTCGGGTTTGGAAGAAAGCTTAAAACAAGGATTCCAGGTGAAATGGAAGGTGGATGATACTGCATGTACGAATTGCATCGGTTCCAAGGGAGTTTGTGGTTATTATCTCCTATCTAATGAAACAACTTGCTATTGTCCCGGTCAATTTATAGCAACAAAAACATGTCCTTCTTCACCGGACGTTGTTCCTGCTAATCCAG GACTACAAATGAATTTGCTTGTTTTTGCCACGATCAACCCACTGCAACTTCATGTTCTTCCAGGCCAGGTACGTGTCTTCTTATCTTGA